A window of the Gossypium hirsutum isolate 1008001.06 chromosome A03, Gossypium_hirsutum_v2.1, whole genome shotgun sequence genome harbors these coding sequences:
- the LOC107886177 gene encoding protein BONZAI 2 isoform X2: MGNCCSDVGGGMAAVSGAASSAATGNQNDAVDMYLRSHGIHGLFSQIESDPMVVVYIKERDGAINEVFRTEVVLNSLTPTWIAKYTITYHFEVVQNLLFKVFDVDTQYHNVEMKMLKLEEQQSLGEACCTLSEIVTKPNRSLALDLIRRGESVSSTHSQHCGKLTVHAEECFSSKSTADIILRCIDLESKDLFSKSDPFLVISKLVESGISIPVCKTEVLKNDHNPTWKPVFLNIQQVGSKDSPLVIECFNFNSNGKHDLIGKVRKSLADLEKLHLGREGENLYLPTLVGHNYENKILNSKLLVDKFSETAQHTFLDYLAGGFELNFMVAIDFTASNGNPRLPDSLHYIDPSGRLNAYQKAIYEVGEVLQFYDADRRYPAWGFGARPIDGPVSHCFNLNGSSNYCEVQGIQGIMMAYTSALFNVSLAGPTLFGHVINRASVVACDSLSTGAKKYFVLLIITDGVITDLQETKDALVKASGLPLSILIVGVGGADFKEMEILDADKGERLESTTGCIASRDIVQFVPFRDVQSGEISMVGALLAELPTQFLTYMRRRDIKPST, from the exons ATGGGAAATTGCTGCTCGGACGTCGGTGGCGGTATGGCAGCTGTGAGTGGTGCCGCTTCCTCCGCCGCTACTGGCAACCAAAACGATGCTGTCGACATGTATTTGAGGTCTCACGGTATCCACGGCCTCTTCTCTCAGATCGAG AGTGATCCAATGGTGGTGGTTTATATTAAAGAAAGAGATGGAGCAATTAACGAAGTATTTCGTACTGAAGTAGTTCTCAATTCTTTGACTCCTACTTGGATTGCAAAGTATACAATTACTTATCATTTTGAGGTTGTCCAAAACTTGCT GTTTAAGGTTTTTGACGTGGATACTCAATATCACAATGTTGAAATGAAG ATGCTTAAGCTGGAGGAGCAGCAATCTCTTGGTGAGGCATGCTGCACATTATCAGAG ATTGTAACCAAACCAAACAGGTCATTAGCCCTGGATCTTATACGTAGGGGGGAATCTGTTTCATCAACCCATTCCCAGCACTGTGGGAAGCTTACTGTGCATGCTGAGGAATGCTTTAGCTCAAAGAGTACGGCAGATATCATATTAAGGTGTATAGATTTGGAATCTAAGGATCTCTTCTCAAAAAGT GACCCCTTTTTGGTTATATCAAAACTCGTGGAGAGTGGGATTTCTATTCCTGTATGTAAGACTGAAGTTCTAAAGAATGATCACAACCCAACATGGAAGCCAGTGTTTCTGAATATTCAACAAGTTGGAAGCAAG GATAGTCCATTAGTGATAGAGTGTTTTAACTTCAACAGCAATGGAAAGCATGATCTGATTGG AAAAGTCCGGAAATCACTAGCAGATTTGGAAAAGCTTCATCTTGGAAGGGAAGGAGAAAATTTATATTTGCCAACTCTGGTTGGGCATAATTACGAGAACAAG ATATTGAATAGCAAGCTTTTAGTGGACAAATTCTCTGAGACTGCCCAACATACCTTCCTGGATTACCTGGCTGGGGGTTTCGAGCTAAACTTTATGGTGGCTATTGATTTCACTG CTTCGAATGGAAATCCCCGCCTCCCTGATTCCTTGCATTACATTGATCCATCAGGACGGCTGAATGCATACCAGAAA GCAATCTATGAGGTTGGAGAGGTATTGCAGTTTTATGATGCAGATAGACGCTATCCTGCCTGGGGATTTGGAGCACGGCCTATTGATGGTCCAGTTTCTCATTGTTTCAACTTAAATGGAAGCAGTAACTACTGTGAG GTTCAAGGAATCCAAGGAATTATGATGGCATATACCAGTGCCCTTTTTAATGTCTCTCTGGCAGGGCCAACACTGTTTGGACATGTGATCAACAGAGCTTCCGTAGTTGCCTGTGACTCTCTTTCCACTGGTGCTAAAAAATACTTTGTTTTGTTGATAATCACG GATGGGGTTATAACTGACCTCCAAGAAACCAAAGATGCCCTCGTAAAAGCATCTGGTCTCCCATTGTCGATCCTCATTGTTGGAGTTGGAGGAGCTGACTTCAAAGAAATGGAG ATTTTAGATGCAGACAAAGGAGAAAGACTTGAAAGCACAACTGGATGTATAGCTTCACGTGACATCGTTCAGTTTGTTCCATTTCGGGATGTACAGA GTGGAGAAATTTCTATGGTTGGAGCACTTCTAGCAGAATTACCAACACAATTTTTAACCTACATGCGACGCAGAGATATTAAACCAAGCACTTAa
- the LOC107886177 gene encoding protein BONZAI 1 isoform X1, translated as MGNCCSDVGGGMAAVSGAASSAATGNQNDAVDMYLRSHGIHGLFSQIELSFSATSLRDRDVFSKSDPMVVVYIKERDGAINEVFRTEVVLNSLTPTWIAKYTITYHFEVVQNLLFKVFDVDTQYHNVEMKMLKLEEQQSLGEACCTLSEIVTKPNRSLALDLIRRGESVSSTHSQHCGKLTVHAEECFSSKSTADIILRCIDLESKDLFSKSDPFLVISKLVESGISIPVCKTEVLKNDHNPTWKPVFLNIQQVGSKDSPLVIECFNFNSNGKHDLIGKVRKSLADLEKLHLGREGENLYLPTLVGHNYENKILNSKLLVDKFSETAQHTFLDYLAGGFELNFMVAIDFTASNGNPRLPDSLHYIDPSGRLNAYQKAIYEVGEVLQFYDADRRYPAWGFGARPIDGPVSHCFNLNGSSNYCEVQGIQGIMMAYTSALFNVSLAGPTLFGHVINRASVVACDSLSTGAKKYFVLLIITDGVITDLQETKDALVKASGLPLSILIVGVGGADFKEMEILDADKGERLESTTGCIASRDIVQFVPFRDVQSGEISMVGALLAELPTQFLTYMRRRDIKPST; from the exons ATGGGAAATTGCTGCTCGGACGTCGGTGGCGGTATGGCAGCTGTGAGTGGTGCCGCTTCCTCCGCCGCTACTGGCAACCAAAACGATGCTGTCGACATGTATTTGAGGTCTCACGGTATCCACGGCCTCTTCTCTCAGATCGAG TTATCATTTTCTGCTACGAGTTTGCGAGACCGGGATGTTTTCTCCAAG AGTGATCCAATGGTGGTGGTTTATATTAAAGAAAGAGATGGAGCAATTAACGAAGTATTTCGTACTGAAGTAGTTCTCAATTCTTTGACTCCTACTTGGATTGCAAAGTATACAATTACTTATCATTTTGAGGTTGTCCAAAACTTGCT GTTTAAGGTTTTTGACGTGGATACTCAATATCACAATGTTGAAATGAAG ATGCTTAAGCTGGAGGAGCAGCAATCTCTTGGTGAGGCATGCTGCACATTATCAGAG ATTGTAACCAAACCAAACAGGTCATTAGCCCTGGATCTTATACGTAGGGGGGAATCTGTTTCATCAACCCATTCCCAGCACTGTGGGAAGCTTACTGTGCATGCTGAGGAATGCTTTAGCTCAAAGAGTACGGCAGATATCATATTAAGGTGTATAGATTTGGAATCTAAGGATCTCTTCTCAAAAAGT GACCCCTTTTTGGTTATATCAAAACTCGTGGAGAGTGGGATTTCTATTCCTGTATGTAAGACTGAAGTTCTAAAGAATGATCACAACCCAACATGGAAGCCAGTGTTTCTGAATATTCAACAAGTTGGAAGCAAG GATAGTCCATTAGTGATAGAGTGTTTTAACTTCAACAGCAATGGAAAGCATGATCTGATTGG AAAAGTCCGGAAATCACTAGCAGATTTGGAAAAGCTTCATCTTGGAAGGGAAGGAGAAAATTTATATTTGCCAACTCTGGTTGGGCATAATTACGAGAACAAG ATATTGAATAGCAAGCTTTTAGTGGACAAATTCTCTGAGACTGCCCAACATACCTTCCTGGATTACCTGGCTGGGGGTTTCGAGCTAAACTTTATGGTGGCTATTGATTTCACTG CTTCGAATGGAAATCCCCGCCTCCCTGATTCCTTGCATTACATTGATCCATCAGGACGGCTGAATGCATACCAGAAA GCAATCTATGAGGTTGGAGAGGTATTGCAGTTTTATGATGCAGATAGACGCTATCCTGCCTGGGGATTTGGAGCACGGCCTATTGATGGTCCAGTTTCTCATTGTTTCAACTTAAATGGAAGCAGTAACTACTGTGAG GTTCAAGGAATCCAAGGAATTATGATGGCATATACCAGTGCCCTTTTTAATGTCTCTCTGGCAGGGCCAACACTGTTTGGACATGTGATCAACAGAGCTTCCGTAGTTGCCTGTGACTCTCTTTCCACTGGTGCTAAAAAATACTTTGTTTTGTTGATAATCACG GATGGGGTTATAACTGACCTCCAAGAAACCAAAGATGCCCTCGTAAAAGCATCTGGTCTCCCATTGTCGATCCTCATTGTTGGAGTTGGAGGAGCTGACTTCAAAGAAATGGAG ATTTTAGATGCAGACAAAGGAGAAAGACTTGAAAGCACAACTGGATGTATAGCTTCACGTGACATCGTTCAGTTTGTTCCATTTCGGGATGTACAGA GTGGAGAAATTTCTATGGTTGGAGCACTTCTAGCAGAATTACCAACACAATTTTTAACCTACATGCGACGCAGAGATATTAAACCAAGCACTTAa
- the LOC107886177 gene encoding protein BONZAI 2 isoform X3 has protein sequence MVVVYIKERDGAINEVFRTEVVLNSLTPTWIAKYTITYHFEVVQNLLFKVFDVDTQYHNVEMKMLKLEEQQSLGEACCTLSEIVTKPNRSLALDLIRRGESVSSTHSQHCGKLTVHAEECFSSKSTADIILRCIDLESKDLFSKSDPFLVISKLVESGISIPVCKTEVLKNDHNPTWKPVFLNIQQVGSKDSPLVIECFNFNSNGKHDLIGKVRKSLADLEKLHLGREGENLYLPTLVGHNYENKILNSKLLVDKFSETAQHTFLDYLAGGFELNFMVAIDFTASNGNPRLPDSLHYIDPSGRLNAYQKAIYEVGEVLQFYDADRRYPAWGFGARPIDGPVSHCFNLNGSSNYCEVQGIQGIMMAYTSALFNVSLAGPTLFGHVINRASVVACDSLSTGAKKYFVLLIITDGVITDLQETKDALVKASGLPLSILIVGVGGADFKEMEILDADKGERLESTTGCIASRDIVQFVPFRDVQSGEISMVGALLAELPTQFLTYMRRRDIKPST, from the exons ATGGTGGTGGTTTATATTAAAGAAAGAGATGGAGCAATTAACGAAGTATTTCGTACTGAAGTAGTTCTCAATTCTTTGACTCCTACTTGGATTGCAAAGTATACAATTACTTATCATTTTGAGGTTGTCCAAAACTTGCT GTTTAAGGTTTTTGACGTGGATACTCAATATCACAATGTTGAAATGAAG ATGCTTAAGCTGGAGGAGCAGCAATCTCTTGGTGAGGCATGCTGCACATTATCAGAG ATTGTAACCAAACCAAACAGGTCATTAGCCCTGGATCTTATACGTAGGGGGGAATCTGTTTCATCAACCCATTCCCAGCACTGTGGGAAGCTTACTGTGCATGCTGAGGAATGCTTTAGCTCAAAGAGTACGGCAGATATCATATTAAGGTGTATAGATTTGGAATCTAAGGATCTCTTCTCAAAAAGT GACCCCTTTTTGGTTATATCAAAACTCGTGGAGAGTGGGATTTCTATTCCTGTATGTAAGACTGAAGTTCTAAAGAATGATCACAACCCAACATGGAAGCCAGTGTTTCTGAATATTCAACAAGTTGGAAGCAAG GATAGTCCATTAGTGATAGAGTGTTTTAACTTCAACAGCAATGGAAAGCATGATCTGATTGG AAAAGTCCGGAAATCACTAGCAGATTTGGAAAAGCTTCATCTTGGAAGGGAAGGAGAAAATTTATATTTGCCAACTCTGGTTGGGCATAATTACGAGAACAAG ATATTGAATAGCAAGCTTTTAGTGGACAAATTCTCTGAGACTGCCCAACATACCTTCCTGGATTACCTGGCTGGGGGTTTCGAGCTAAACTTTATGGTGGCTATTGATTTCACTG CTTCGAATGGAAATCCCCGCCTCCCTGATTCCTTGCATTACATTGATCCATCAGGACGGCTGAATGCATACCAGAAA GCAATCTATGAGGTTGGAGAGGTATTGCAGTTTTATGATGCAGATAGACGCTATCCTGCCTGGGGATTTGGAGCACGGCCTATTGATGGTCCAGTTTCTCATTGTTTCAACTTAAATGGAAGCAGTAACTACTGTGAG GTTCAAGGAATCCAAGGAATTATGATGGCATATACCAGTGCCCTTTTTAATGTCTCTCTGGCAGGGCCAACACTGTTTGGACATGTGATCAACAGAGCTTCCGTAGTTGCCTGTGACTCTCTTTCCACTGGTGCTAAAAAATACTTTGTTTTGTTGATAATCACG GATGGGGTTATAACTGACCTCCAAGAAACCAAAGATGCCCTCGTAAAAGCATCTGGTCTCCCATTGTCGATCCTCATTGTTGGAGTTGGAGGAGCTGACTTCAAAGAAATGGAG ATTTTAGATGCAGACAAAGGAGAAAGACTTGAAAGCACAACTGGATGTATAGCTTCACGTGACATCGTTCAGTTTGTTCCATTTCGGGATGTACAGA GTGGAGAAATTTCTATGGTTGGAGCACTTCTAGCAGAATTACCAACACAATTTTTAACCTACATGCGACGCAGAGATATTAAACCAAGCACTTAa
- the LOC107886175 gene encoding uncharacterized protein, which produces MGDEKTLTAKLEAFMEQMATRQQALEEQVAMLSFSVQKTTKGDSEKNNEEQGSSGGKKRNSDSQHGWGMVPRHSKMEFPTYDGVRDPLRWLKRCEKLFSNQQTNEEEKVSLTSFHLLGEAQLWFDQIEEEEANLDWERFRECCHVRFGPPMSNNPLGELVNLRQTGTVEEYQRQFQSLLARTTDLKPRQQVNLFITGLVEELRIDIEMQQPGNLGVAMNMDRSLERKQKVSSKMLSQTNLNWSTSQNAGSTSIIPTNKSFAKEGGQTTKPMGNNSNIGSSAPFIKRLTRAEMAERRAKGLCYNCDESYSMGHRCKRLFWIEVPDIEDEQDDEVDDLEISLHAIRGTCNSSTMQLTTKMSGKTVLVLVDSGSTHNFLREGLVPRLGLKKQKKSGLQVCVANGERVPSIGICKTVQFVVANDNFQADFYTIPLEGFDMILGVKWLCTLGPILWDFSSLTMQFAVNKKKILWQGQHPEEVPRLSLIQGQDLTNIVLDKLLVEFVHLFQEPSGLPPNRKCNHRITLKPGTGPIVVRPYRYPHFQKDEIEKQCDQMLQQGIIRPSRSPFSSLVLLVKKHDGSWRFCIDYRELNACTVKDKYPIPVVDELLDELHGA; this is translated from the coding sequence ATGGGTGATGAAAAAACTTTGACAGCCAAGCTGGAGGCATTCATGGAACAAATGGCTACAAGGCAACAAGCATTAGAGGAGCAGGTGGCGATGTTATCTTTTTCGGTCCAAAAGACAACGAAAGGggattcagaaaaaaataatgaagaacaaGGCAGCAGTGGAGGCAAGAAAAGAAATTCAGATTCGCAACACGGTTGGGGCATGGTGCCACGACACTCTAAGATGGAATTTCCCACTTATGATGGGGTTAGAGATCCTTTAAGATGGTTAAAAAGATGCGAAAAACTTTTTAGCAATCAACAGACTAACGAAGAAGAAAAAGTCAGCCTAACTTCATTCCATCTTTTAGGAGAGGCACAATTATGGTTTGATCAAATCgaagaagaggaggcaaatctGGACTGGGAACGCTTCAGAGAGTGTTGTCATGTCAGGTTTGGGCCACCTATGAGTAATAACCCCTTGGGGGAACTTGTAAACTTGAGACAAACTGGGACGGTAGAAGAATATCAACgccaatttcaatcactacttgCTAGGACTACTGATCTTAAACCTCGACAACAAGTAAACCTTTTTATTACTGGATTGGTAGAGGAACTTAGAATTGATATTGAGATGCAACAACCGGGAAACCTTGGAGTTGCAATGAATATGGATCGATCTTTGGAACGTAAACAAAAAGTCTCTTCCAAGATGTTATCTCAAACCAATCTAAACTGGTCAACTTCCCAAAATGCTGGTAGCACTTCAATTATTCCAACAAATAAGAGCTTTGCAAAAGAAGGGGGACAAACAACGAAACCAATGGGGAATAACAGCAACATAGGTTCTTCCGCACCATTTATCAAGAGATTGACACGAGCAGAAATGGCGGAAAGAAGGGCTAAGGGATTGTGTTATAATTGTGACGAGTCTTACTCCATGGGACACAGATGCAAAAGGCTATTTTGGATAGAAGTACCAGATATTGAAGATGAGCAAGATGATGAGGTAGATGATCTTGAAATTTCTTTACATGCCATTAGAGGAACTTGCAATTCATCTACTATGCAACTAACAACAAAGATGTCAGGAAAAACAGTGTTAGTTCTAGTTGATTCGGGCAGTACACATAACTTTCTACGTGAAGGTCTAGTGCCAAGATTGGGactgaaaaaacaaaagaaatctgGGCTGCAAGTATGTGTGGCAAATGGAGAACGGGTTCCTAGCATAGGCATTTGTAAAACAGTACAGTTCGTTGTGGCCAATGACAACTTTCAAGCCGACTTTTATACAATACCATTAGAAGggtttgatatgattttggggGTTAAATGGTTATGTACCCTTGGTCCAATTTTATGGGATTTCAGCTCCCTAACTATGCAATTTGCAGTAAACAAAAAGAAGATACTATGGCAAGGGCAACACCCAGAAGAAGTTCCACGACTTAGTTTGATACAAGGACAAGATTTAACTAATATAGTATTGGATAAACTCCTGGTAGAATTTGTTCACTTATTCCAAGAACCGTCTGGGTTACCTCCTAACCGCAAATGTAACCATCGTATAACTCTTAAACCAGGAACGGGACCCATTGTAGTCAGGCCTTATCGGTATCCACATTTtcaaaaggatgaaattgagaagcAGTGTGATCAAATGTTACAACAAGGAATCATTCGACCCAGTAGATCACCATTCTCTTCTCTTGTACTCTTGGTAAAGAAACATGACGGGTCATGGCGTTTTTGCATTGATTATCGAGAGCTTAATGCTTGCACTGTTAAAGACAAATATCCGATTCCTGTAGTTGATGAATTGTTGGACGAACTTCATGGGGcataa